Proteins from one bacterium genomic window:
- a CDS encoding glycosyltransferase → MSFPQLSVVVTTYNRVAILEKALRALLDQRTDFSYEVLVVDDGSTDGTPDLIAALSLDHPHLRCVAQPNQGRARARNTGIREAKGEYLCYVDSDVVVVPTFVQAHMEAHRVAREKRPGREVFVQGHSVNVDDFERLTEAKVPPFDPSRAFFDTKNISIRRALLEEVGGFDTGFVEYGWEDLEIGVRLKAKGVGIVRSNEALGFHYHPAFTVADLPKLRRIEEERGRMAARFLAMHPTLDVRLMTQDTWFHEGLNAILTWGGLLNERSLRPLFEALERAGYTGVAAQLAQIVLNQYNLRELRTALRNNP, encoded by the coding sequence ATGTCGTTTCCCCAGCTCAGCGTGGTGGTGACCACCTACAATCGCGTCGCGATCCTCGAGAAGGCTCTGCGCGCTCTCCTCGACCAAAGAACCGATTTTTCGTACGAGGTCCTGGTGGTGGACGACGGCTCCACCGACGGCACTCCCGATTTGATCGCCGCCCTGAGCCTCGACCATCCACACCTGCGGTGCGTGGCCCAGCCCAACCAGGGCCGGGCGCGGGCCCGTAATACCGGTATCCGCGAGGCGAAGGGGGAGTACCTCTGCTACGTGGATTCGGACGTGGTGGTGGTGCCGACCTTCGTTCAGGCCCACATGGAGGCGCACCGCGTCGCGCGCGAGAAGCGCCCCGGGCGCGAGGTGTTCGTGCAGGGCCACTCGGTCAACGTGGACGACTTCGAGCGCCTGACCGAGGCCAAGGTGCCGCCCTTCGATCCCTCCCGCGCCTTCTTCGATACCAAGAACATCTCCATCCGCCGCGCGCTCCTGGAAGAGGTGGGCGGCTTCGACACGGGCTTCGTGGAGTACGGCTGGGAGGATCTGGAGATTGGCGTGCGCCTCAAGGCCAAGGGGGTCGGGATCGTCCGCTCGAACGAGGCCCTGGGCTTCCATTATCACCCGGCCTTCACGGTGGCGGACTTGCCCAAGCTTCGCCGGATCGAGGAGGAGCGCGGGCGGATGGCGGCGCGCTTCCTGGCCATGCACCCGACCCTGGATGTTCGCTTGATGACCCAGGACACCTGGTTCCACGAGGGCTTGAACGCCATCCTGACCTGGGGTGGGCTCTTGAACGAGCGATCGCTGCGCCCTCTCTTCGAGGCCCTCGAGCGCGCGGGATATACGGGCGTTGCGGCTCAGCTCGCGCAGATCGTCCTGAACCAGTACAACCTGCGCGAGCTGCGCACGGCCCTGCGCAACAATCCTTAA
- a CDS encoding S-adenosylmethionine decarboxylase encodes MERTARGVYGPHLTLDAYGCDPEKLANFSLVYAWLKELPAKLGMEVLFPPYCHDYVNENPLESGVTGLVGLTTSHCSIHTYPYMHCQDDPSLVGIAFVDVFSCLPFDTDLVVEDFKATFGGTDFRVNIVERGDRFPINREHKATIVRQTALV; translated from the coding sequence TTGGAACGTACTGCTCGCGGAGTCTATGGCCCGCACCTGACGCTCGACGCCTACGGATGCGACCCGGAAAAGCTCGCTAACTTTAGCCTTGTCTACGCTTGGCTGAAGGAGCTCCCCGCTAAGCTCGGTATGGAAGTGTTGTTTCCCCCTTACTGTCACGACTACGTCAACGAGAATCCGCTTGAGAGCGGCGTGACGGGTCTGGTTGGCCTCACGACCAGCCACTGCAGTATCCACACCTATCCTTACATGCATTGCCAGGACGACCCGAGCTTGGTCGGTATCGCATTTGTGGACGTGTTCAGTTGCTTGCCCTTCGACACGGATCTCGTGGTCGAGGACTTCAAGGCGACGTTCGGCGGGACCGATTTCCGCGTGAACATCGTCGAGCGCGGCGATCGTTTCCCGATCAACCGCGAGCACAAGGCCACCATCGTCCGTCAGACGGCGCTGGTCTAA
- a CDS encoding UTP--glucose-1-phosphate uridylyltransferase, with product MEQQFEHLVSRYRSGEWTARSNSLKAVVEPPAPGDIQRLPERGSAEYRALEALGREAIEAGAVGALILAGGMATRFNWERPKGVYPILDGASFLELKIRWIREQSPTLPIFIMTSFHTHEAIAEHLEAHSYFGSDPSRIHLFRQYRFPRLCPDGTFFRSADGTEDHAAPGHGDFVAALNETGLLQRFMAEGGRYLLFSNVDNLGASIDPAIIGCHIQANRPMTVEVAAKLPGDKGGAPARVNGRMQLVEGFAFPADFNQDLIPVFNTATYVFTAEALAQAIDLPWYVVEKKVHGAPVIQFEHLAGDLTCSLEALFLEIERDERFIPVKSQDEVPAAQELIRRKRAVLA from the coding sequence ATGGAGCAGCAATTCGAGCATCTGGTCTCGCGGTATCGCTCGGGCGAGTGGACTGCGCGGAGCAACAGCCTGAAGGCCGTCGTCGAGCCGCCCGCCCCCGGAGACATCCAGCGCCTGCCCGAACGGGGCAGCGCCGAGTACCGGGCCCTAGAGGCGCTCGGTCGCGAGGCCATCGAGGCGGGAGCCGTCGGGGCGCTGATCCTTGCAGGCGGCATGGCGACCCGCTTCAACTGGGAGCGGCCCAAGGGGGTCTACCCCATCCTCGACGGGGCGAGCTTCCTGGAGCTCAAGATCCGCTGGATTCGCGAGCAGTCGCCGACCTTGCCGATCTTCATCATGACGAGCTTCCACACCCACGAGGCGATCGCCGAGCACCTGGAGGCGCATTCCTACTTCGGCTCGGACCCCTCGCGGATCCACCTGTTCCGCCAGTACCGCTTCCCGCGCCTCTGCCCGGATGGGACCTTCTTCAGGTCGGCCGACGGCACCGAGGACCATGCGGCCCCCGGTCACGGGGACTTCGTGGCGGCTCTCAACGAGACAGGGCTGCTCCAGCGCTTCATGGCCGAGGGCGGTCGTTATCTGCTCTTCTCCAACGTGGACAACCTGGGGGCGTCCATCGACCCGGCGATCATCGGCTGCCACATTCAGGCGAACCGCCCCATGACGGTCGAGGTCGCCGCCAAGCTGCCCGGCGACAAGGGCGGGGCCCCGGCGCGGGTGAACGGTCGCATGCAGCTGGTCGAGGGCTTCGCCTTCCCTGCCGATTTCAATCAGGACCTGATCCCGGTCTTCAATACCGCGACCTACGTCTTCACCGCGGAGGCCCTTGCGCAGGCCATCGACTTGCCCTGGTACGTGGTCGAGAAGAAGGTCCACGGGGCGCCGGTGATCCAGTTCGAGCACCTGGCGGGCGATCTGACCTGCTCCCTGGAGGCCCTCTTCCTCGAGATCGAGCGCGACGAGCGCTTCATCCCGGTCAAGAGCCAGGACGAGGTGCCAGCGGCCCAGGAGCTGATCCGGCGCAAGCGCGCAGTGCTCGCCTAG
- the miaB gene encoding tRNA (N6-isopentenyl adenosine(37)-C2)-methylthiotransferase MiaB encodes MSLAETPESTATKHVYIKTHGCQMNISDSEKVLGMLAAEGYRLTDDEAEADLLIANTCSIREKAEDKLFSLLGVWKERKRDNPDVQIAVMGCVAQQEKDKIRARVPSVDVVVGTHNFHELPELLEEARVKGPITRIGNLKAPIPDDMPTVREGKYHAWVPIIYGCSYFCTYCIVPYTRGPYQSRKPDAIEKEVRELIAEGFKEFTLLGQTVDRYGMELAGDEKTTLAALLRRLSAIPGVERIRFITSHPLDMTEELVKTVAELPNVMEYFHFPIQAGSDKVLAEMKRLYTVAQYMEKVELIRKHIPDAVISGDLIVGFPGETEEEFLETLAVVEAVEFDSNNTASYSIRQWTPAGKRDDQLSEDVKADRLQRLNDKVAEVSYRRNRRLVGTIQEVLVEGPSSKNPEVFQGRTRGNKICYFPGDASLEGQIVKVEVTEARPFTLRGEIVKSIVPLQMA; translated from the coding sequence ATGAGCCTCGCCGAAACCCCGGAATCGACTGCCACCAAGCACGTCTACATCAAGACGCACGGCTGTCAGATGAACATCTCTGACTCCGAGAAGGTGCTCGGCATGCTCGCCGCCGAGGGTTACCGGCTGACCGACGACGAGGCCGAGGCGGACCTGCTCATCGCCAATACCTGCTCGATCCGCGAAAAGGCCGAGGACAAGCTCTTCAGCCTGCTCGGGGTCTGGAAGGAGCGCAAGCGGGACAACCCCGACGTCCAGATCGCCGTCATGGGCTGCGTCGCCCAGCAGGAGAAGGACAAGATCCGCGCCCGCGTCCCCTCGGTGGACGTGGTGGTCGGCACCCACAACTTCCACGAGTTGCCCGAGTTGCTCGAAGAAGCCCGGGTCAAGGGCCCCATCACCCGGATCGGCAACCTCAAGGCCCCCATCCCCGACGACATGCCCACCGTCCGCGAGGGCAAGTACCACGCCTGGGTGCCCATCATCTACGGCTGCAGCTACTTCTGCACCTACTGCATCGTGCCCTACACCCGCGGGCCCTACCAGAGCCGCAAACCCGACGCCATCGAGAAGGAAGTCCGCGAGCTGATCGCCGAGGGCTTCAAGGAATTCACCCTGCTCGGCCAGACGGTCGATCGCTACGGCATGGAGCTTGCCGGCGACGAGAAGACGACGCTTGCCGCCCTGCTGCGCCGCCTCTCGGCCATCCCCGGCGTCGAGCGGATCCGCTTCATCACCTCGCACCCCCTCGACATGACCGAGGAGCTGGTCAAGACCGTCGCCGAGCTACCCAACGTGATGGAGTACTTCCACTTCCCCATCCAGGCGGGCTCCGACAAGGTCCTCGCCGAGATGAAGCGCCTCTACACCGTCGCCCAGTACATGGAGAAGGTGGAGCTCATCCGCAAGCACATCCCCGACGCCGTCATCTCGGGCGACCTCATCGTCGGCTTCCCCGGCGAGACCGAAGAGGAGTTCCTGGAGACCCTGGCGGTGGTCGAGGCGGTCGAGTTCGACTCCAACAACACCGCGAGCTACTCGATCCGCCAGTGGACCCCCGCGGGCAAGCGTGACGACCAGCTCAGCGAGGACGTGAAGGCCGATCGCCTCCAGCGCCTCAACGACAAGGTTGCCGAGGTCTCCTACCGCCGCAACCGCCGCTTGGTGGGCACCATCCAGGAGGTCCTGGTCGAAGGCCCCAGCTCCAAGAACCCCGAGGTCTTCCAGGGCCGCACCCGCGGCAACAAGATCTGCTACTTCCCGGGCGATGCCTCGCTCGAAGGCCAGATCGTCAAGGTCGAAGTCACCGAGGCCCGGCCCTTCACCTTGCGTGGCGAGATCGTCAAGTCGATCGTGCCGCTGCAGATGGCGTAG
- the mtnA gene encoding S-methyl-5-thioribose-1-phosphate isomerase, with the protein MCVKTVQWHEDAVVLIDQTRLPGETALVTCKTYQDVAHAIASMQVRGAPAIGVAAAMGLALAAQAAQATDTNSLLTAIRHAARELRATRPTAVNLGWALDRMLLVAEEKLHIGVHELVNYLVLEAQVMAREDEAINRAIGQHGATLIHDGMNVLTHCSTGALATVDYGTAVGVIRAAHEMGKQLHVWVDETRPRLQGARLNAWELDRLGIPFTLISDNMAAHFMQRGQVDLIVTGADRIAANGDTANKIGTYGLAVLAQAHGIPFYIAAPTSTIDPATPTGAEIPIEDRDPREVTEIDGRRIAPEGVRVANPSFDVTPQHLIRGIITERGILRAPYERAIAQLMGVEAEA; encoded by the coding sequence TTGTGCGTGAAGACCGTCCAGTGGCACGAGGATGCCGTCGTCCTGATCGACCAGACCCGGCTGCCCGGCGAGACCGCGCTCGTCACCTGCAAGACCTATCAGGACGTCGCCCACGCCATCGCCTCCATGCAGGTCCGGGGCGCCCCCGCCATCGGGGTGGCCGCGGCCATGGGGCTCGCGCTCGCCGCCCAGGCCGCCCAGGCGACCGACACCAACTCCCTGCTCACGGCGATCCGGCACGCCGCACGCGAGTTGCGCGCCACCCGCCCCACCGCGGTCAACCTCGGCTGGGCCCTCGATCGCATGCTCCTCGTCGCCGAGGAGAAGCTCCACATCGGCGTCCACGAGCTCGTCAACTACTTGGTGCTCGAAGCCCAGGTGATGGCCCGCGAGGACGAGGCGATCAACCGCGCCATCGGCCAGCACGGCGCGACCCTCATCCACGACGGGATGAACGTGCTCACTCACTGCTCGACCGGCGCGCTCGCCACCGTCGATTACGGGACGGCCGTCGGGGTGATCCGGGCTGCCCACGAAATGGGCAAGCAGCTCCACGTGTGGGTCGACGAGACCCGCCCGCGCCTGCAGGGCGCCCGCCTCAACGCCTGGGAGCTCGACCGGCTCGGGATCCCCTTCACCCTCATCTCCGACAACATGGCCGCCCACTTCATGCAGCGCGGGCAGGTCGATCTGATCGTCACCGGCGCCGACCGGATCGCCGCCAACGGCGACACCGCCAACAAGATCGGCACCTACGGCCTCGCGGTGCTCGCCCAGGCCCACGGTATCCCCTTCTACATCGCCGCCCCCACCTCGACCATCGATCCCGCGACGCCGACCGGCGCCGAGATCCCCATCGAGGACCGGGACCCGCGCGAGGTCACCGAGATCGACGGCCGGCGCATCGCCCCCGAGGGGGTGCGGGTGGCGAACCCCAGCTTCGACGTCACGCCTCAGCACCTGATCCGGGGGATCATCACCGAGCGCGGCATCCTCAGAGCACCCTACGAACGGGCGATCGCGCAGCTCATGGGCGTCGAGGCCGAGGCCTGA
- a CDS encoding Glu/Leu/Phe/Val dehydrogenase, giving the protein MIVTEPTHTSPLTSARMQLSKCIDILGLDAGLHERLAYPDRVVQVNSPVRMDDGSTKMFAGYRVQHNNALGPYKGGLRFHPSVDIDEVTALAMLMSWKCSLVGLPYGGAKGGVTVDPKSLSLGELERLTRRFAADMVLVFDPQKDIPAPDVNTSPREMAWIMDTWSVNKGYAAPGVVTGKPIAIGGSLGRFEATGRGVITITDELLRYKGRTLKGSVLAVQGFGNVGSTAAMLADQQGAKVIAVSDVTGGYHNPAGLDIPAMLKYVKANGNLGGYPDAQPISNEDLLLLDVDVLIPAALEAVITEKNADKVKAEFIVEAANGPITPAADAILEKKGITVVPDILANAGGVVVSYFEWVQGMSMLFWTEDEVNAKLKEIMVRAFGQVANLVQTRNLTFRMGAYSIGVGRVAAALDLRGLYP; this is encoded by the coding sequence ATGATCGTGACTGAACCCACCCACACGTCGCCGCTCACCTCGGCGCGTATGCAGCTCTCCAAGTGCATCGACATCCTCGGACTCGATGCGGGGCTGCACGAACGGCTGGCCTACCCGGACCGCGTGGTCCAGGTCAACAGCCCCGTGCGCATGGACGACGGCTCGACCAAGATGTTCGCCGGCTACCGCGTCCAGCACAACAACGCGCTTGGGCCCTACAAGGGCGGCCTGCGCTTCCACCCCTCGGTGGACATCGACGAAGTCACCGCGCTCGCGATGCTCATGAGCTGGAAGTGCTCGCTGGTCGGCCTGCCTTACGGCGGCGCCAAGGGCGGCGTGACGGTGGATCCCAAGTCCCTCTCGCTCGGCGAGCTCGAGCGCCTCACCCGCCGCTTCGCCGCGGACATGGTGCTGGTCTTCGACCCCCAGAAGGACATCCCCGCGCCCGACGTCAACACCAGCCCCCGCGAGATGGCCTGGATCATGGACACCTGGAGCGTCAACAAGGGCTACGCGGCCCCTGGCGTCGTCACGGGTAAGCCCATCGCCATCGGCGGTAGCCTTGGTCGCTTCGAGGCGACCGGCCGCGGCGTCATCACCATCACCGACGAGCTCCTGCGCTACAAGGGCCGCACCCTCAAGGGCAGCGTCCTGGCCGTTCAGGGCTTCGGCAACGTGGGCTCGACGGCGGCCATGCTCGCCGATCAGCAGGGCGCCAAGGTCATCGCGGTCTCGGACGTCACCGGCGGCTACCACAACCCCGCGGGCCTCGACATCCCTGCGATGCTCAAGTACGTCAAGGCCAACGGCAACCTCGGCGGCTACCCCGATGCCCAGCCCATCAGCAACGAAGACCTGCTCCTGCTCGACGTGGACGTCCTGATCCCCGCGGCGCTCGAGGCGGTCATCACCGAGAAGAACGCTGACAAGGTCAAGGCCGAGTTCATCGTCGAGGCCGCCAACGGCCCCATCACCCCCGCCGCGGATGCCATCCTCGAGAAGAAGGGCATCACGGTCGTTCCCGACATCCTCGCCAACGCCGGCGGCGTCGTCGTGAGCTACTTCGAGTGGGTCCAGGGCATGAGCATGCTCTTCTGGACCGAGGACGAGGTCAACGCCAAGCTCAAGGAGATCATGGTCCGCGCGTTCGGCCAGGTCGCGAACCTGGTCCAGACCCGTAACCTCACCTTCCGCATGGGCGCCTACTCGATCGGCGTCGGCCGCGTCGCCGCCGCCCTCGACCTGCGGGGCCTCTACCCCTAA
- the panB gene encoding 3-methyl-2-oxobutanoate hydroxymethyltransferase yields MKRHTVASLRLKKANREPIVALTAYDYAMAMAVDQSGVDLILVGDSLGPVVLGYPNTLAVTMDEMLHHARAVARGTHRAFVVADMPFMADATLDEAVRNGGRFLKEAMVQAIKLEGGHPPQLEAIRALVAHGVPVVAHLGFTPQHLHQLGGFKIQGKTPEAADALLEQALAVEAAGASMLVLELVPDAVARRVTEALSIPTIGIGAGAGCDGQIQVLHDLVGLHVDHLPKHARRYANVHEVLTKAIAAYAQDVKAGRFLSEGPSYVAERAATTSIDSQEGIV; encoded by the coding sequence ATCAAGCGCCACACGGTCGCCTCTCTGCGCCTCAAGAAGGCAAACCGCGAGCCCATCGTCGCCCTGACCGCCTACGACTACGCCATGGCAATGGCCGTGGACCAGTCCGGAGTGGACCTGATCCTGGTCGGCGACAGCCTGGGCCCGGTCGTGCTCGGCTACCCCAACACCCTCGCGGTCACCATGGATGAGATGCTCCACCACGCGCGCGCCGTCGCGCGGGGGACGCACCGCGCCTTCGTCGTCGCCGACATGCCCTTCATGGCAGACGCCACCCTCGATGAGGCCGTGCGCAACGGCGGGCGCTTCCTCAAGGAAGCCATGGTCCAGGCCATCAAGCTCGAAGGCGGCCACCCGCCCCAGCTCGAGGCCATCCGAGCCCTGGTCGCCCATGGCGTCCCGGTGGTCGCCCACCTGGGCTTCACCCCCCAGCACCTGCACCAGCTCGGGGGCTTCAAGATCCAGGGCAAGACCCCCGAAGCCGCCGATGCCCTTCTGGAGCAGGCCCTCGCGGTGGAAGCCGCCGGCGCCTCCATGCTCGTGCTCGAACTTGTGCCCGACGCCGTGGCGCGCCGCGTCACCGAAGCCCTCTCCATCCCGACCATCGGGATCGGCGCGGGAGCGGGGTGCGACGGCCAGATCCAGGTGCTGCACGACCTGGTCGGCCTCCACGTGGATCACCTGCCCAAGCACGCCCGCCGCTACGCCAACGTGCACGAGGTCCTCACCAAGGCGATCGCCGCTTACGCCCAGGACGTGAAGGCCGGCCGCTTCCTCTCGGAAGGCCCTTCGTACGTGGCTGAGAGGGCCGCTACTACGTCAATTGACAGTCAAGAGGGCATTGTTTAG
- a CDS encoding IPT/TIG domain-containing protein yields the protein MAILLVLSLVAGCRLPSMLSFPQQETEASAPAGESVARPIPPLSGQASLEMPRIQAVLDDVAKKATVSLIHTGTGETVSTTVTDPAGAFSLKFSANFKPAPQVTYYLEAFKGLNDNSPFTSGARIRTVVKFDHANNRWVSLTNADASTKIYLNVPTTALAIGGALRGVADFTPYINALPNGNHAPFSGDATISIAALATLRNYVSGILADNEDPVAHIAFSPGQNAWLRIGQKLNVAEISPPAGTTGSTVRFMGGGFTGDATVTFNGGATTTVTPLNVNTLDVTVPVGAISGQTTVQIANLSVLGPLFTVPVTLSNFSPTTGGSGTSVTITGTGFSSIPTNNAVTLGGVSAAVTAATATSLTIRTPSANSGPVAVSVNGQSATSATSYSYQAALHALTPGVGNTSTTLTLEGSFGPTVTVNFPGGSSASATKIGSNRARVSVPSGATAGALTVTTAGTTTNAVPFRRVSSTLGILQMTSTDEQAEYARRRVGLVTGRRHHASVVLGDYLYAIGGENAGGTLNTLERAQINADGTLRPFVAAGTLGTARWGHTTAIIGSHLYVIGGYNGGYLNTVERATINPDGTLGGFSPVASVTLTKGRREHASAVVGNFLYILGGYDGNHLNHVERAEINPDGTLKPFAQVNGFAYARSGHTSAVVGNYLYVMGGYNGSYLSNVERATIDPDSGALGDFATVPGVSLSSARRHGAIAVIGGYIYVVGGMSNDGEMNTLVRATISIDGSIGNFASVTGIALGTARTGASCAVVGNHLYVLGGSKGASYLDTIERAHLIGSGSLSTQTSPGITLETARSGHTAVPIRNYLYLVGGTSGASYLSTVERATVASDATIGSFTRVAAVNLSQARSQHAIAVIGDYLYVIGGRTGASAYTGTVERATINADGSLTGFSPVAGTNLVQARAGHTATVLGGYLYVVGGYNGTYLDAVERAPINADGTIGNFSTFAGATLNTGRSGHTATVLGGFLYVMSGESGVPGAFPNDGYLRSTQKVAGNLVSGGPINPTRTGKYYQDYELTGLAVGSQHTLNHAASFDAYLQLINRGTGTVISSDDDGGLGSSSRIRFTVAAGTTYVARATSFSDNATGAFTLRLDLDDTQNEKSAIAADGTLGAFSMVDLSPITPRSGHASFIAGNYLYVLGGTTETGPLSGVERISFGTDWTLGSFSTYSTAALSTPRSMPAFAFIGNYCYTIGGKNGADLNTVERSTLQ from the coding sequence ATGGCAATTCTGCTGGTCCTCTCGCTCGTGGCGGGGTGCCGCTTGCCGAGCATGCTCTCCTTCCCGCAGCAGGAAACCGAAGCCTCTGCCCCTGCCGGGGAGAGCGTCGCACGCCCCATCCCGCCCCTTTCGGGCCAGGCGTCGCTTGAGATGCCCAGGATCCAGGCGGTGCTCGATGACGTGGCCAAGAAGGCGACCGTCTCCTTGATCCATACCGGCACCGGCGAAACGGTCTCGACCACCGTCACCGACCCTGCGGGCGCCTTTTCCTTGAAGTTCTCGGCGAACTTCAAACCAGCCCCTCAGGTCACCTACTACCTGGAGGCCTTCAAGGGCCTCAACGACAACAGCCCCTTCACGAGCGGCGCCCGCATCCGGACGGTCGTCAAGTTCGACCACGCAAACAACCGCTGGGTCAGCTTAACGAACGCCGACGCCAGCACCAAGATCTACCTCAACGTCCCCACGACGGCCCTCGCCATCGGCGGAGCCCTCCGGGGGGTCGCCGACTTCACCCCGTACATCAACGCCCTCCCGAACGGAAACCACGCCCCCTTTTCGGGGGATGCCACGATCTCGATCGCCGCGCTCGCTACGCTGCGCAACTACGTCTCGGGGATCCTCGCGGACAACGAGGACCCGGTCGCCCACATCGCGTTCAGCCCCGGGCAGAACGCCTGGTTGCGAATCGGCCAGAAGCTCAACGTCGCCGAGATCAGCCCGCCCGCCGGCACGACGGGCTCGACCGTGCGTTTCATGGGCGGCGGCTTTACCGGCGACGCCACCGTGACCTTCAACGGCGGCGCGACCACGACCGTGACGCCCCTGAACGTCAACACGCTCGACGTGACTGTGCCCGTGGGGGCCATTTCCGGCCAGACCACCGTCCAGATCGCCAACCTGAGCGTGCTCGGCCCCCTCTTCACCGTGCCCGTGACGCTCTCGAACTTCTCGCCCACCACGGGCGGCTCGGGGACCAGCGTCACCATCACGGGGACGGGCTTCAGCAGCATCCCCACCAACAACGCGGTCACGCTCGGCGGCGTATCGGCCGCCGTGACGGCGGCTACGGCCACCAGCCTCACGATCCGGACTCCCAGCGCGAACTCGGGTCCCGTCGCCGTCTCGGTCAACGGGCAATCGGCCACCAGCGCGACCTCGTACAGCTACCAGGCGGCCCTTCACGCCTTGACGCCGGGCGTCGGCAACACGAGCACCACCCTCACCCTCGAGGGCAGCTTCGGCCCGACCGTCACGGTCAACTTTCCCGGGGGCAGCTCCGCCTCGGCGACCAAGATCGGCTCGAACCGGGCGCGGGTGAGCGTACCCTCGGGAGCTACCGCGGGCGCGCTCACGGTCACGACGGCAGGGACGACGACCAACGCCGTGCCCTTTCGCCGGGTGAGCAGCACCCTCGGCATCCTGCAGATGACCTCCACCGACGAGCAGGCCGAGTACGCGCGCCGGCGCGTCGGGCTCGTAACAGGGCGCCGCCACCATGCGAGCGTCGTCCTCGGAGACTACCTTTACGCCATCGGCGGCGAAAACGCCGGCGGCACCCTCAACACGCTGGAGCGCGCGCAAATCAACGCCGACGGGACGCTTCGCCCCTTCGTCGCAGCGGGCACCCTGGGCACGGCGCGATGGGGGCACACCACCGCGATCATCGGGAGCCACCTCTACGTCATCGGGGGCTACAACGGCGGTTACCTCAACACCGTCGAACGGGCCACCATCAACCCCGACGGCACCCTCGGCGGCTTCTCACCGGTCGCGAGCGTCACCCTCACCAAGGGGCGGCGCGAACACGCGAGCGCGGTGGTCGGCAACTTCCTCTACATCCTCGGCGGCTACGACGGCAACCACCTGAACCACGTCGAGCGCGCCGAGATCAACCCCGACGGCACCCTCAAGCCCTTCGCCCAGGTGAACGGGTTTGCCTACGCCCGCTCGGGCCACACCAGCGCGGTGGTCGGCAACTACCTCTACGTCATGGGCGGCTACAACGGCAGCTACCTCAGCAACGTCGAGCGCGCCACGATCGATCCGGACTCGGGGGCGCTCGGGGACTTCGCGACGGTCCCAGGCGTCTCGCTCAGCTCGGCGCGCCGCCACGGCGCGATCGCCGTCATCGGGGGCTACATCTACGTCGTCGGCGGCATGAGCAACGACGGCGAGATGAATACCCTGGTTCGCGCCACGATTTCAATTGACGGCAGCATCGGCAACTTCGCGAGCGTCACGGGCATCGCCCTCGGCACCGCCCGCACCGGGGCCTCGTGCGCCGTGGTCGGCAACCACCTCTACGTCCTGGGCGGCAGTAAGGGCGCGAGCTATCTCGACACGATCGAGCGCGCGCACCTCATCGGCTCGGGATCCCTTTCGACACAGACGTCCCCAGGGATCACCCTCGAAACGGCGCGCTCGGGCCACACCGCCGTCCCCATCCGCAACTATCTCTACCTCGTGGGGGGCACGAGCGGGGCGAGCTACCTGAGCACCGTCGAACGCGCCACCGTCGCTTCGGATGCGACCATCGGATCCTTCACGCGGGTCGCGGCCGTCAACCTGAGCCAGGCCCGCAGCCAGCATGCGATCGCCGTCATCGGCGACTACCTGTATGTGATCGGCGGCCGTACCGGCGCCAGTGCGTACACCGGCACCGTGGAGCGCGCCACCATCAACGCCGACGGCTCGCTCACGGGCTTCTCCCCGGTCGCGGGGACCAACCTCGTCCAGGCCCGCGCCGGTCATACCGCCACCGTCCTCGGGGGGTACCTGTACGTCGTGGGCGGCTACAACGGTACCTATCTCGATGCCGTGGAGCGCGCCCCCATCAATGCCGACGGCACCATCGGCAACTTCTCCACCTTCGCGGGCGCCACCCTGAACACGGGACGATCCGGCCACACCGCCACCGTCCTCGGGGGTTTCCTGTACGTCATGAGTGGAGAGAGCGGCGTACCGGGTGCCTTCCCGAACGACGGCTATCTGCGCTCGACCCAGAAGGTTGCGGGCAACCTGGTCTCGGGTGGACCGATCAACCCCACGCGGACCGGAAAGTACTACCAAGACTACGAGCTCACGGGCCTTGCCGTCGGCAGCCAGCACACCCTGAACCACGCTGCGAGCTTCGATGCGTACCTCCAGTTGATCAACAGGGGCACCGGCACGGTCATCAGCTCCGACGACGACGGCGGGCTCGGCAGCAGCTCGCGGATCCGTTTCACCGTCGCGGCGGGCACCACCTACGTCGCGCGCGCCACGAGCTTTTCGGATAATGCGACGGGGGCCTTCACCCTCCGGCTCGACCTGGACGACACGCAAAATGAGAAGTCCGCGATCGCTGCCGACGGGACGCTCGGGGCCTTCTCGATGGTCGATCTCAGCCCGATCACGCCGCGCAGCGGCCACGCCAGTTTCATTGCCGGAAACTACCTTTATGTCCTCGGCGGCACCACCGAAACCGGACCGCTTTCGGGCGTAGAGCGCATCTCGTTCGGCACGGACTGGACGCTCGGCAGCTTTTCGACCTACTCCACCGCCGCGCTCTCGACGCCAAGGAGCATGCCGGCCTTCGCCTTCATCGGGAACTACTGCTACACCATCGGCGGCAAGAACGGAGCCGACTTGAACACCGTGGAACGGAGCACCCTGCAGTGA